One window from the genome of Oncorhynchus gorbuscha isolate QuinsamMale2020 ecotype Even-year linkage group LG14, OgorEven_v1.0, whole genome shotgun sequence encodes:
- the glrx5 gene encoding glutaredoxin-related protein 5, mitochondrial, which produces MNNLIRSTVRCLRLSSSVYPPKQVDGQHASLVSSARLMCSAALQKDLGDMVKKDKVVVFMKGTPAQPMCGFSNAVVQILRMHGVNEYAAYNVLDDQDLRQGVKDFSNWPTIPQIFLNGEFVGGCDIFLQMHQNGDLVEELQKLGIRSALLDAEKESK; this is translated from the exons ATGAACAACCTAATTCGGTCGACAGTTCGCTGTCTTCGGTTGAGTTCGTCGGTCTATCCACCGAAGCAAGTTGATGGACAACATGCATCGTTGGTGTCCTCGGCCCGGCTCATGTGTTCTGCGGCCTTACAGAAAGACCTTGGTGATATGGTGAAGAAGGACAAGGTGGTGGTGTTTATGAAAGGGACGCCTGCCCAGCCAATGTGTGGTTTCAGTAATGCCGTGGTTCAGATACTGAGGATGCATGGTGTGAATGAATATGCTGCATATAACGTGTTGGATGACCAAGATCTCAGACAAG gaGTGAAGGACTTCTCCAACTGGCCCACGATCCCACAGATATTCTTAAATGGAGAGTTTGTGGGTGGCTGTGACATCTTCCTACAGATGCACCAGAATGGAGACTTGGTAGAGGAGCTCCAGAAACTTGGGATCCGCTCTGCGCTACTGGACGCTGAGAAAGAATCCAAGTAG